One window of Prochlorococcus marinus XMU1405 genomic DNA carries:
- a CDS encoding Fur family transcriptional regulator: MSLSSQYKVITSPLGDGLHKDGKRLTPQRLKVLNLFENIGSGKHLSAEEVHEKLVKTSSKVSLATIYRTLRLLVQMGLLHELELSEGGHRYELLSNDTPEHHHLICIRCGRTEEFENDEVLEAGKVAAKVNGFKLIESSLNVRAICPNCI, encoded by the coding sequence TTGTCATTATCCTCTCAATACAAAGTAATAACATCTCCTCTTGGTGATGGATTGCATAAAGATGGGAAGAGATTAACTCCTCAGAGGTTAAAGGTTCTTAATTTATTTGAAAATATTGGCTCTGGAAAGCATCTTAGTGCTGAAGAGGTTCATGAAAAGTTAGTTAAAACAAGCTCCAAAGTTTCACTAGCAACAATTTATAGAACTTTAAGACTTTTAGTGCAAATGGGTTTGCTTCATGAATTAGAACTCAGTGAGGGTGGACACAGATATGAATTGCTTAGTAACGACACACCGGAACATCATCATTTGATTTGCATTAGGTGTGGAAGAACAGAAGAATTCGAAAATGATGAGGTTTTAGAGGCAGGCAAAGTTGCAGCAAAAGTTAATGGTTTTAAACTAATTGAATCCTCTTTAAATGTAAGAGCAATTTGTCCTAATTGTATTTAG
- the arsS gene encoding arsenosugar biosynthesis radical SAM (seleno)protein ArsS (Some members of this family are selenoproteins.), translating into MKEKFPSIYKEPIETLQINIGYKCNQACKHCHVNSSPLRTEKMSNEMITLIPKIIEKYKIKTLDITGGAPELHPKFKNLITSLNTKQVDIIDRCNLTIFFEEGYEDLPQFLAKNKVIITASLPCYEKNNVDFQRGFGVFEKSINAIKILNDLGYGKKENGLQLNLVYNPVSPILPPSQEILEKDYKKILFEKYNIVFNNLYTITNMPINRYEESLRREGKLNTYYKLLKENFNEKNLENLMCKKTISVNWLGEIYDCDFNQQINFRENKGPKTLVDLLDESFTFDYGVAVKEHCFACTAGAGSSCGGSLS; encoded by the coding sequence ATGAAAGAAAAATTCCCCTCAATATATAAAGAACCTATAGAAACATTGCAAATTAATATAGGTTATAAATGCAATCAGGCTTGTAAGCATTGTCATGTCAATTCGAGTCCCCTAAGGACTGAAAAGATGTCTAATGAAATGATAACTCTTATTCCAAAAATAATTGAAAAATACAAAATCAAGACTTTAGATATTACAGGTGGTGCGCCAGAACTTCACCCAAAATTTAAAAACCTAATAACCAGCTTGAACACAAAACAAGTTGATATTATTGATAGGTGCAATTTGACAATTTTTTTTGAAGAAGGTTATGAAGATCTTCCTCAATTTCTTGCAAAAAATAAAGTTATAATTACTGCTTCGCTACCGTGTTATGAAAAAAATAATGTTGATTTTCAAAGGGGTTTTGGCGTTTTTGAAAAAAGTATTAATGCCATAAAAATTCTTAATGATTTAGGCTATGGAAAGAAAGAAAATGGATTACAATTAAACCTTGTTTACAATCCTGTAAGCCCAATTCTTCCACCTTCTCAGGAAATATTGGAGAAGGATTATAAAAAAATTTTATTCGAAAAATACAATATCGTTTTTAATAATTTATACACAATAACTAATATGCCAATAAATAGATATGAAGAATCTCTTAGAAGAGAAGGGAAACTAAATACTTATTACAAATTATTAAAAGAAAATTTTAATGAAAAAAATTTAGAAAATCTAATGTGTAAAAAGACAATTAGCGTAAATTGGCTAGGAGAAATTTATGATTGTGACTTTAACCAACAGATAAATTTCCGAGAGAATAAAGGACCAAAGACACTTGTTGATCTGTTGGATGAATCATTTACTTTTGACTATGGGGTAGCTGTAAAAGAACATTGTTTTGCTTGCACTGCAGGAGCAGGTTCAAGTTGTGGAGGGTCTTTAAGTTAA